One segment of Mycobacterium spongiae DNA contains the following:
- the pcaA gene encoding cyclopropane mycolic acid synthase PcaA: MSVQLTPQFGNVQAHYDLSDDFFRLFLDPTQTYSCAYFERDDMTLEEAQIAKIDLALGKLKLEPGMTLLDIGCGWGATMRRAIEKYDVNVVGLTLSENQAAHVQSMFDEMDTPRTRRVLLEGWEKFHEPVDRIVSIGAFEHFGHQRYHHFFEVTYRALPEDGVMLLHTIVRPTFREARQKGLPLTREIVHFTQFILAEIFPGGWLPSIPTVEEHAEKVGFNLTRIQSLQLHYARTLDTWAAALEANREQAIAIQSQKVYDSYMKYLTGCAKLFRQGYTDINQFTLEK; the protein is encoded by the coding sequence ATGTCCGTGCAGCTCACACCGCAGTTCGGCAATGTACAGGCCCACTACGATCTGTCCGACGACTTCTTCCGGCTGTTCCTCGACCCCACCCAGACGTACAGCTGCGCGTATTTCGAACGCGACGACATGACACTTGAAGAAGCGCAGATCGCCAAGATCGATCTGGCACTGGGCAAACTCAAGCTCGAGCCCGGGATGACGCTGCTCGATATCGGCTGTGGCTGGGGCGCGACGATGCGACGCGCAATCGAAAAATATGACGTCAACGTCGTGGGTCTGACGTTGTCCGAAAACCAGGCCGCGCACGTCCAGAGCATGTTCGACGAGATGGACACCCCGCGCACCAGACGCGTCCTACTCGAGGGCTGGGAGAAGTTCCACGAGCCGGTCGACCGCATTGTCTCGATCGGCGCCTTCGAACACTTTGGCCACCAGCGCTATCACCATTTCTTTGAGGTGACCTACCGCGCGTTGCCGGAAGATGGCGTGATGCTGCTGCACACGATCGTGCGCCCCACCTTTCGGGAAGCCAGGCAAAAGGGTCTGCCGTTGACGCGCGAAATCGTGCACTTCACCCAATTCATCCTCGCGGAGATCTTCCCCGGCGGCTGGCTACCGTCGATCCCCACGGTAGAAGAGCACGCCGAAAAGGTCGGTTTCAACCTCACTCGGATCCAGTCATTGCAACTGCACTATGCGAGGACCCTCGACACCTGGGCGGCGGCCCTTGAAGCCAATAGGGAACAAGCCATCGCGATCCAATCGCAAAAGGTCTACGACAGCTATATGAAGTACCTGACGGGGTGCGCGAAGCTGTTCCGCCAGGGTTATACCGACATCAACCAGTTCACCCTGGAAAAGTAA